In Granulicella mallensis MP5ACTX8, the sequence CCGCGCGCCGATGTTCTCGGTCGTCTCATTCACCTGGAAGGCGAAGTTGGCCATCTCTTCCAGCGCCTCGGGAGCGAACTCCAGCGTGAGGCCTTCGGTTTCGAGCAGCGCTGTTGCCTGCTTCACCAGCGACGCCCGCGGCTCGGTAAGGATGCGCAGGAAGTCGGCCACGGTCAGCGGCTGGAGCTCCACGCGAATAGGAAAGCGCCCCTGCAGCTCCGGGATGAGGTCGCTGGGCTTCGAGACGTGGAACGCTCCGGCAGCGATGAAGAGAATGTGGTCCGTCGCGACCATGCCGTACTTCGTGTTGACGGTCGTCCCTTCCACGATGGGAAGGATGTCGCGCTGCACGCCCTCCCGGCTGATGTCCGGACCGTGGCCGCCCTCGCGTCCGGCGATCTTGTCGATCTCGTCGAGGAAGACCATGCCGGAGTCTTCGACGCGCTCGATCGCCAGGCGGGTGACCTGGTCCATGTCGAGCAGGCGGCCTTCTTCCTCCTGCACGAGATAATCGAAGGCCTCGACGACCTTCATCGGGCGCTTGCGTGTGCGCTGGCCGAACATGCCGGAGAGCATCTCCTTCATGCCGCTCGACTCCATGTCCTCCGGCGGCTGGTTGCTAATGAACTCGATCTGCGGCATGTTGCGGTCGCGAGTCTCAATCTCGACCATGCGATCGTCGAGCCGGCCCTCGCGAAACTGCTGGCGCAGCTTATCTTTTTCGCGAGCCCGTTCCGCGTCAGTCTTAGGCACTACGGCCAGGGCCGGAGAGGCACCGGGAGCCCCTTCGGCAACAGGCGGCTTCTGC encodes:
- the hslU gene encoding ATP-dependent protease ATPase subunit HslU → MAIYLPGTAEDQALALDEMTPREIVAELDKYVVGQAAAKRAVAIALRNRSRRQKLPPELAEEIMPKNILMIGSTGVGKTEIARRLAKLTNSPFLKIEASKFTEVGYVGRDVESMVRDLVEIGIDMVREEKLDEIEDRAELAAEDRLVDLLVQQGSPSTPAAETGPPVPRLVVATSEEQLPPEVIEMALHLSGQKPPVAEGAPGASPALAVVPKTDAERAREKDKLRQQFREGRLDDRMVEIETRDRNMPQIEFISNQPPEDMESSGMKEMLSGMFGQRTRKRPMKVVEAFDYLVQEEEGRLLDMDQVTRLAIERVEDSGMVFLDEIDKIAGREGGHGPDISREGVQRDILPIVEGTTVNTKYGMVATDHILFIAAGAFHVSKPSDLIPELQGRFPIRVELQPLTVADFLRILTEPRASLVKQATALLETEGLTLEFAPEALEEMANFAFQVNETTENIGARRLHTIMEKVLDEISFQAPDLVKATEPVAGAKPVPTLLERTTDKGTQRVLRVEREYVQQQVADIVKNQDLSRYIL